The Alosa sapidissima isolate fAloSap1 chromosome 5, fAloSap1.pri, whole genome shotgun sequence genome has a window encoding:
- the picalma gene encoding phosphatidylinositol binding clathrin assembly protein a isoform X29 — protein sequence MSGQSITDRITAAQHSVTGSAVSKTVCKATTHEIMGPKKKHLDYLIQCTNEMNVNIPQLADTLFERTTNTSWVVVFKSLIATHHLMVYGNERFIQYLASRNTLFNLSNFLDKSGLQGYDMSTFIRRYSRYLNEKAVSYRQVAFDFTKVKRGADGVMRTMNTEKLLKTIPIIQNQMDALLDFNVNANELTNGVINAAFMLLFKDAIRLFAAYNEGIINLLEKYFDMKKTQCKEGLDIYKKFLTRMTRISEFLKVAEQVGIDRGDIPDLSQAPSSLLDALEQHLASLEGKKVKDSTAASRASTLSNAVSSLANTGISFTKVDEREKQAALEEEQARLKALKEQRLKELSKKPPSSATTAASPVSTGGSINTAPAIDLFSTPSSTNSTSKMPSDLLDLQPTFQPTLPLSTGLPVANTWGGFSASPAPQPQTSRGLNVDFDSVFGNQSTSANSADAAVALSNQGLTLSAQQPGKLVSDDLDSSLANLVGNLGIGNGTTKNDLHWSQPGEKRLTGGTNWQPKTAPSTTWNPATMAPSVMAFPATTPTGMMAYGMPPQMGSVAMMTQPTMMYTQPVMRPANPFGPVSGAQHSAASSPSSQSPLRAPGQDPFAQLSLKDFL from the exons ACCTGATTCAGTGCACCAATGAGATGAACGTGAACATCCCACAGCTGGCCGACACGCTGTTTGAGAGGACCACCAACACCAGCTGGGTGGTCGTCTTCAAGTCTCTCATCGCAACACACCACCTCATGGTCTACGGCAACGAg AGGTTTATTCAGTACTTGGCCTCAAGAAACACATTATTCAACCTCAGTAATTTTTTGGACAAAAGTGGGTTACAAG GCTATGACATGTCAACCTTCATCCGAAGGTATAGCCGCTATCTGAATGAGAAGGCTGTGTCTTACCGCCAAGTCGCTTTTGACTTCACAAAAGTAAAAAGAGG ggCGGATGGGGTCATGAGGACGATGAACACTGAGAAACTCTTGAAGACCATCCCAATCATCCAGAATCAGATGGATGCCCTTCTTGATTTCAAT GTCAATGCCAATGAACTCACAAATGGGGTCATCAATGCTGCCTTCATGCTTCTGTTCAAAGATGCCATACGACTGTTTGCTGCCTATAATGAAGGGATAATCAACCTACTTG AGAAGTACTTTGATATGAAGAAAACCCAGTGTAAAGAGGGTCTTGACATTTACAAGAAATTCCTCACGCGAATGACAAGAATCTCAGAGTTTCTCAAAGTTGCTGAG CAAGTGGGAATTGACCGAGGCGATATACCAGATCTCTCCCAG GCCCCAAGCAGCCTTCTGGACGCATTAGAACAGCACTTGGCTTCCTtagaagggaaaaaagtgaaagattCCACAGCAGCAAGCAG AGCCAGCACTCTGTCCAACGCCGTCTCCTCACTAGCCAACACGGGCATATCCTTCACCAAAGTGGATGAAAGGGAAAAACAGGCCGCTCTAGAGGAGGAGCAGGCTCGCTTGAAAGCTCTTAAG GAACAGCGTCTCAAAGAACTCTCCAAGAAGCCCCCCTCCTCCGCCACCACGGCTGCATCTCCCGTGTCAACAGGAGGGAGCATCAACACCGCCCCTGCCATCGACCTTTTCTCAACACCCAGCTCCACAAACAG CACTTCGAAGATGCCGAGTGACCTCCTGGACCTGCAGCCAACATTTCAGCCAACACTGCCTCTCTCAACAGGCTTGCCTGTGGCAAACACCTGGGGGG GGTTCTCAGCATCTCCTGCCCCTCAACCACAGACCTCAAGAGGCCTTAACGTTGACTTTGACTCTGTGTTTGGCAATCAGTCAACCTCTGCTAACAGCGCCGACGCTGCTG TAGCCCTCTCCAACCAGGGACTGACCCTCAGCGCTCAGCAGCCAGGCAAACTGGTGTCGGATGACTTGGACTCTTCCTTGGCCAACCTCGTGGGCA ATCTTGGAATTGGTAATGgaacaacaaaaaa TGACCTTCACTGGAGTCAGCCTGGGGAGAAGAGACTAACAGGTGGAACAAACTGGCAACCAAAGACTGCCCCTTCAACCACATGGAACCCTGCCACCATG GCACCATCTGTCATGGCCTTCCCTGCAACGACGCCCACAGGAATGATGGCATATGGAATG CCTCCTCAGATGGGCTCCGTGGCTATGATGACTCAGCCCACCATGATGTACACCCAGCCGGTCATGAGGCCGGCCAACCCTTTTGGCCCAGTCTCAGGCGCACAG CACTCGGCCGCCTCTAGTCCCTCCAGTCAGAGTCCCCTCAGAGCTCCAGGACAGGACCCCTTTGCACAGCTCTCTCTCAAGGATTTCTTGTAG
- the picalma gene encoding phosphatidylinositol binding clathrin assembly protein a isoform X24 yields MSGQSITDRITAAQHSVTGSAVSKTVCKATTHEIMGPKKKHLDYLIQCTNEMNVNIPQLADTLFERTTNTSWVVVFKSLIATHHLMVYGNERFIQYLASRNTLFNLSNFLDKSGLQGYDMSTFIRRYSRYLNEKAVSYRQVAFDFTKVKRGADGVMRTMNTEKLLKTIPIIQNQMDALLDFNVNANELTNGVINAAFMLLFKDAIRLFAAYNEGIINLLEKYFDMKKTQCKEGLDIYKKFLTRMTRISEFLKVAEQVGIDRGDIPDLSQFTVCAPSSLLDALEQHLASLEGKKVKDSTAASRASTLSNAVSSLANTGISFTKVDEREKQAALEEEQARLKALKEQRLKELSKKPPSSATTAASPVSTGGSINTAPAIDLFSTPSSTNSTSKMPSDLLDLQPTFQPTLPLSTGLPVANTWGGFSASPAPQPQTSRGLNVDFDSVFGNQSTSANSADAAGGILKPTVALSNQGLTLSAQQPGKLVSDDLDSSLANLVGNLGIGNGTTKNDLHWSQPGEKRLTGGTNWQPKTAPSTTWNPATMNGMHFPQYAPSVMAFPATTPTGMMAYGMPPQMGSVAMMTQPTMMYTQPVMRPANPFGPVSGAQHSAASSPSSQSPLRAPGQDPFAQLSLKDFL; encoded by the exons ACCTGATTCAGTGCACCAATGAGATGAACGTGAACATCCCACAGCTGGCCGACACGCTGTTTGAGAGGACCACCAACACCAGCTGGGTGGTCGTCTTCAAGTCTCTCATCGCAACACACCACCTCATGGTCTACGGCAACGAg AGGTTTATTCAGTACTTGGCCTCAAGAAACACATTATTCAACCTCAGTAATTTTTTGGACAAAAGTGGGTTACAAG GCTATGACATGTCAACCTTCATCCGAAGGTATAGCCGCTATCTGAATGAGAAGGCTGTGTCTTACCGCCAAGTCGCTTTTGACTTCACAAAAGTAAAAAGAGG ggCGGATGGGGTCATGAGGACGATGAACACTGAGAAACTCTTGAAGACCATCCCAATCATCCAGAATCAGATGGATGCCCTTCTTGATTTCAAT GTCAATGCCAATGAACTCACAAATGGGGTCATCAATGCTGCCTTCATGCTTCTGTTCAAAGATGCCATACGACTGTTTGCTGCCTATAATGAAGGGATAATCAACCTACTTG AGAAGTACTTTGATATGAAGAAAACCCAGTGTAAAGAGGGTCTTGACATTTACAAGAAATTCCTCACGCGAATGACAAGAATCTCAGAGTTTCTCAAAGTTGCTGAG CAAGTGGGAATTGACCGAGGCGATATACCAGATCTCTCCCAG TTTACAGTTTGT GCCCCAAGCAGCCTTCTGGACGCATTAGAACAGCACTTGGCTTCCTtagaagggaaaaaagtgaaagattCCACAGCAGCAAGCAG AGCCAGCACTCTGTCCAACGCCGTCTCCTCACTAGCCAACACGGGCATATCCTTCACCAAAGTGGATGAAAGGGAAAAACAGGCCGCTCTAGAGGAGGAGCAGGCTCGCTTGAAAGCTCTTAAG GAACAGCGTCTCAAAGAACTCTCCAAGAAGCCCCCCTCCTCCGCCACCACGGCTGCATCTCCCGTGTCAACAGGAGGGAGCATCAACACCGCCCCTGCCATCGACCTTTTCTCAACACCCAGCTCCACAAACAG CACTTCGAAGATGCCGAGTGACCTCCTGGACCTGCAGCCAACATTTCAGCCAACACTGCCTCTCTCAACAGGCTTGCCTGTGGCAAACACCTGGGGGG GGTTCTCAGCATCTCCTGCCCCTCAACCACAGACCTCAAGAGGCCTTAACGTTGACTTTGACTCTGTGTTTGGCAATCAGTCAACCTCTGCTAACAGCGCCGACGCTGCTG GTGGAATCCTGAAACCCACAGTAGCCCTCTCCAACCAGGGACTGACCCTCAGCGCTCAGCAGCCAGGCAAACTGGTGTCGGATGACTTGGACTCTTCCTTGGCCAACCTCGTGGGCA ATCTTGGAATTGGTAATGgaacaacaaaaaa TGACCTTCACTGGAGTCAGCCTGGGGAGAAGAGACTAACAGGTGGAACAAACTGGCAACCAAAGACTGCCCCTTCAACCACATGGAACCCTGCCACCATG AACGGCATGCATTTCCCACAATAC GCACCATCTGTCATGGCCTTCCCTGCAACGACGCCCACAGGAATGATGGCATATGGAATG CCTCCTCAGATGGGCTCCGTGGCTATGATGACTCAGCCCACCATGATGTACACCCAGCCGGTCATGAGGCCGGCCAACCCTTTTGGCCCAGTCTCAGGCGCACAG CACTCGGCCGCCTCTAGTCCCTCCAGTCAGAGTCCCCTCAGAGCTCCAGGACAGGACCCCTTTGCACAGCTCTCTCTCAAGGATTTCTTGTAG
- the picalma gene encoding phosphatidylinositol binding clathrin assembly protein a isoform X23, whose amino-acid sequence MSGQSITDRITAAQHSVTGSAVSKTVCKATTHEIMGPKKKHLDYLIQCTNEMNVNIPQLADTLFERTTNTSWVVVFKSLIATHHLMVYGNERFIQYLASRNTLFNLSNFLDKSGLQGYDMSTFIRRYSRYLNEKAVSYRQVAFDFTKVKRGADGVMRTMNTEKLLKTIPIIQNQMDALLDFNVNANELTNGVINAAFMLLFKDAIRLFAAYNEGIINLLEKYFDMKKTQCKEGLDIYKKFLTRMTRISEFLKVAEQVGIDRGDIPDLSQAPSSLLDALEQHLASLEGKKVKDSTAASRASTLSNAVSSLANTGISFTKVDEREKQAALEEEQARLKALKEQRLKELSKKPPSSATTAASPVSTGGSINTAPAIDLFSTPSSTNSTSKMPSDLLDLQPTFQPTLPLSTGLPVANTWGGFSASPAPQPQTSRGLNVDFDSVFGNQSTSANSADAADDVLGGILKPTVALSNQGLTLSAQQPGKLVSDDLDSSLANLVGNLGIGNGTTKNDLHWSQPGEKRLTGGTNWQPKTAPSTTWNPATMNGMHFPQYAPSVMAFPATTPTGMMAYGMPPQMGSVAMMTQPTMMYTQPVMRPANPFGPVSGAQHSAASSPSSQSPLRAPGQDPFAQLSLKDFL is encoded by the exons ACCTGATTCAGTGCACCAATGAGATGAACGTGAACATCCCACAGCTGGCCGACACGCTGTTTGAGAGGACCACCAACACCAGCTGGGTGGTCGTCTTCAAGTCTCTCATCGCAACACACCACCTCATGGTCTACGGCAACGAg AGGTTTATTCAGTACTTGGCCTCAAGAAACACATTATTCAACCTCAGTAATTTTTTGGACAAAAGTGGGTTACAAG GCTATGACATGTCAACCTTCATCCGAAGGTATAGCCGCTATCTGAATGAGAAGGCTGTGTCTTACCGCCAAGTCGCTTTTGACTTCACAAAAGTAAAAAGAGG ggCGGATGGGGTCATGAGGACGATGAACACTGAGAAACTCTTGAAGACCATCCCAATCATCCAGAATCAGATGGATGCCCTTCTTGATTTCAAT GTCAATGCCAATGAACTCACAAATGGGGTCATCAATGCTGCCTTCATGCTTCTGTTCAAAGATGCCATACGACTGTTTGCTGCCTATAATGAAGGGATAATCAACCTACTTG AGAAGTACTTTGATATGAAGAAAACCCAGTGTAAAGAGGGTCTTGACATTTACAAGAAATTCCTCACGCGAATGACAAGAATCTCAGAGTTTCTCAAAGTTGCTGAG CAAGTGGGAATTGACCGAGGCGATATACCAGATCTCTCCCAG GCCCCAAGCAGCCTTCTGGACGCATTAGAACAGCACTTGGCTTCCTtagaagggaaaaaagtgaaagattCCACAGCAGCAAGCAG AGCCAGCACTCTGTCCAACGCCGTCTCCTCACTAGCCAACACGGGCATATCCTTCACCAAAGTGGATGAAAGGGAAAAACAGGCCGCTCTAGAGGAGGAGCAGGCTCGCTTGAAAGCTCTTAAG GAACAGCGTCTCAAAGAACTCTCCAAGAAGCCCCCCTCCTCCGCCACCACGGCTGCATCTCCCGTGTCAACAGGAGGGAGCATCAACACCGCCCCTGCCATCGACCTTTTCTCAACACCCAGCTCCACAAACAG CACTTCGAAGATGCCGAGTGACCTCCTGGACCTGCAGCCAACATTTCAGCCAACACTGCCTCTCTCAACAGGCTTGCCTGTGGCAAACACCTGGGGGG GGTTCTCAGCATCTCCTGCCCCTCAACCACAGACCTCAAGAGGCCTTAACGTTGACTTTGACTCTGTGTTTGGCAATCAGTCAACCTCTGCTAACAGCGCCGACGCTGCTG ATGATGTCTTAGGTGGAATCCTGAAACCCACAGTAGCCCTCTCCAACCAGGGACTGACCCTCAGCGCTCAGCAGCCAGGCAAACTGGTGTCGGATGACTTGGACTCTTCCTTGGCCAACCTCGTGGGCA ATCTTGGAATTGGTAATGgaacaacaaaaaa TGACCTTCACTGGAGTCAGCCTGGGGAGAAGAGACTAACAGGTGGAACAAACTGGCAACCAAAGACTGCCCCTTCAACCACATGGAACCCTGCCACCATG AACGGCATGCATTTCCCACAATAC GCACCATCTGTCATGGCCTTCCCTGCAACGACGCCCACAGGAATGATGGCATATGGAATG CCTCCTCAGATGGGCTCCGTGGCTATGATGACTCAGCCCACCATGATGTACACCCAGCCGGTCATGAGGCCGGCCAACCCTTTTGGCCCAGTCTCAGGCGCACAG CACTCGGCCGCCTCTAGTCCCTCCAGTCAGAGTCCCCTCAGAGCTCCAGGACAGGACCCCTTTGCACAGCTCTCTCTCAAGGATTTCTTGTAG
- the picalma gene encoding phosphatidylinositol binding clathrin assembly protein a isoform X25 — MSGQSITDRITAAQHSVTGSAVSKTVCKATTHEIMGPKKKHLDYLIQCTNEMNVNIPQLADTLFERTTNTSWVVVFKSLIATHHLMVYGNERFIQYLASRNTLFNLSNFLDKSGLQGYDMSTFIRRYSRYLNEKAVSYRQVAFDFTKVKRGADGVMRTMNTEKLLKTIPIIQNQMDALLDFNVNANELTNGVINAAFMLLFKDAIRLFAAYNEGIINLLEKYFDMKKTQCKEGLDIYKKFLTRMTRISEFLKVAEQVGIDRGDIPDLSQAPSSLLDALEQHLASLEGKKVKDSTAASRASTLSNAVSSLANTGISFTKVDEREKQAALEEEQARLKALKEQRLKELSKKPPSSATTAASPVSTGGSINTAPAIDLFSTPSSTNSTSKMPSDLLDLQPTFQPTLPLSTGLPVANTWGGFSASPAPQPQTSRGLNVDFDSVFGNQSTSANSADAAGGILKPTVALSNQGLTLSAQQPGKLVSDDLDSSLANLVGNLGIGNGTTKNDLHWSQPGEKRLTGGTNWQPKTAPSTTWNPATMNGMHFPQYAPSVMAFPATTPTGMMAYGMPPQMGSVAMMTQPTMMYTQPVMRPANPFGPVSGAQHSAASSPSSQSPLRAPGQDPFAQLSLKDFL, encoded by the exons ACCTGATTCAGTGCACCAATGAGATGAACGTGAACATCCCACAGCTGGCCGACACGCTGTTTGAGAGGACCACCAACACCAGCTGGGTGGTCGTCTTCAAGTCTCTCATCGCAACACACCACCTCATGGTCTACGGCAACGAg AGGTTTATTCAGTACTTGGCCTCAAGAAACACATTATTCAACCTCAGTAATTTTTTGGACAAAAGTGGGTTACAAG GCTATGACATGTCAACCTTCATCCGAAGGTATAGCCGCTATCTGAATGAGAAGGCTGTGTCTTACCGCCAAGTCGCTTTTGACTTCACAAAAGTAAAAAGAGG ggCGGATGGGGTCATGAGGACGATGAACACTGAGAAACTCTTGAAGACCATCCCAATCATCCAGAATCAGATGGATGCCCTTCTTGATTTCAAT GTCAATGCCAATGAACTCACAAATGGGGTCATCAATGCTGCCTTCATGCTTCTGTTCAAAGATGCCATACGACTGTTTGCTGCCTATAATGAAGGGATAATCAACCTACTTG AGAAGTACTTTGATATGAAGAAAACCCAGTGTAAAGAGGGTCTTGACATTTACAAGAAATTCCTCACGCGAATGACAAGAATCTCAGAGTTTCTCAAAGTTGCTGAG CAAGTGGGAATTGACCGAGGCGATATACCAGATCTCTCCCAG GCCCCAAGCAGCCTTCTGGACGCATTAGAACAGCACTTGGCTTCCTtagaagggaaaaaagtgaaagattCCACAGCAGCAAGCAG AGCCAGCACTCTGTCCAACGCCGTCTCCTCACTAGCCAACACGGGCATATCCTTCACCAAAGTGGATGAAAGGGAAAAACAGGCCGCTCTAGAGGAGGAGCAGGCTCGCTTGAAAGCTCTTAAG GAACAGCGTCTCAAAGAACTCTCCAAGAAGCCCCCCTCCTCCGCCACCACGGCTGCATCTCCCGTGTCAACAGGAGGGAGCATCAACACCGCCCCTGCCATCGACCTTTTCTCAACACCCAGCTCCACAAACAG CACTTCGAAGATGCCGAGTGACCTCCTGGACCTGCAGCCAACATTTCAGCCAACACTGCCTCTCTCAACAGGCTTGCCTGTGGCAAACACCTGGGGGG GGTTCTCAGCATCTCCTGCCCCTCAACCACAGACCTCAAGAGGCCTTAACGTTGACTTTGACTCTGTGTTTGGCAATCAGTCAACCTCTGCTAACAGCGCCGACGCTGCTG GTGGAATCCTGAAACCCACAGTAGCCCTCTCCAACCAGGGACTGACCCTCAGCGCTCAGCAGCCAGGCAAACTGGTGTCGGATGACTTGGACTCTTCCTTGGCCAACCTCGTGGGCA ATCTTGGAATTGGTAATGgaacaacaaaaaa TGACCTTCACTGGAGTCAGCCTGGGGAGAAGAGACTAACAGGTGGAACAAACTGGCAACCAAAGACTGCCCCTTCAACCACATGGAACCCTGCCACCATG AACGGCATGCATTTCCCACAATAC GCACCATCTGTCATGGCCTTCCCTGCAACGACGCCCACAGGAATGATGGCATATGGAATG CCTCCTCAGATGGGCTCCGTGGCTATGATGACTCAGCCCACCATGATGTACACCCAGCCGGTCATGAGGCCGGCCAACCCTTTTGGCCCAGTCTCAGGCGCACAG CACTCGGCCGCCTCTAGTCCCTCCAGTCAGAGTCCCCTCAGAGCTCCAGGACAGGACCCCTTTGCACAGCTCTCTCTCAAGGATTTCTTGTAG
- the picalma gene encoding phosphatidylinositol binding clathrin assembly protein a isoform X19: MSGQSITDRITAAQHSVTGSAVSKTVCKATTHEIMGPKKKHLDYLIQCTNEMNVNIPQLADTLFERTTNTSWVVVFKSLIATHHLMVYGNERFIQYLASRNTLFNLSNFLDKSGLQGYDMSTFIRRYSRYLNEKAVSYRQVAFDFTKVKRGADGVMRTMNTEKLLKTIPIIQNQMDALLDFNVNANELTNGVINAAFMLLFKDAIRLFAAYNEGIINLLEKYFDMKKTQCKEGLDIYKKFLTRMTRISEFLKVAEQVGIDRGDIPDLSQFTVCAPSSLLDALEQHLASLEGKKVKDSTAASRASTLSNAVSSLANTGISFTKVDEREKQAALEEEQARLKALKEQRLKELSKKPPSSATTAASPVSTGGSINTAPAIDLFSTPSSTNSTSKMPSDLLDLQPTFQPTLPLSTGLPVANTWGDSFCGPAPYPNTPLFQSEPSAVAGLFGGFSASPAPQPQTSRGLNVDFDSVFGNQSTSANSADAADDVLGGILKPTVALSNQGLTLSAQQPGKLVSDDLDSSLANLVGNLGIGNGTTKNDLHWSQPGEKRLTGGTNWQPKTAPSTTWNPATMAPSVMAFPATTPTGMMAYGMPPQMGSVAMMTQPTMMYTQPVMRPANPFGPVSGAQHSAASSPSSQSPLRAPGQDPFAQLSLKDFL, translated from the exons ACCTGATTCAGTGCACCAATGAGATGAACGTGAACATCCCACAGCTGGCCGACACGCTGTTTGAGAGGACCACCAACACCAGCTGGGTGGTCGTCTTCAAGTCTCTCATCGCAACACACCACCTCATGGTCTACGGCAACGAg AGGTTTATTCAGTACTTGGCCTCAAGAAACACATTATTCAACCTCAGTAATTTTTTGGACAAAAGTGGGTTACAAG GCTATGACATGTCAACCTTCATCCGAAGGTATAGCCGCTATCTGAATGAGAAGGCTGTGTCTTACCGCCAAGTCGCTTTTGACTTCACAAAAGTAAAAAGAGG ggCGGATGGGGTCATGAGGACGATGAACACTGAGAAACTCTTGAAGACCATCCCAATCATCCAGAATCAGATGGATGCCCTTCTTGATTTCAAT GTCAATGCCAATGAACTCACAAATGGGGTCATCAATGCTGCCTTCATGCTTCTGTTCAAAGATGCCATACGACTGTTTGCTGCCTATAATGAAGGGATAATCAACCTACTTG AGAAGTACTTTGATATGAAGAAAACCCAGTGTAAAGAGGGTCTTGACATTTACAAGAAATTCCTCACGCGAATGACAAGAATCTCAGAGTTTCTCAAAGTTGCTGAG CAAGTGGGAATTGACCGAGGCGATATACCAGATCTCTCCCAG TTTACAGTTTGT GCCCCAAGCAGCCTTCTGGACGCATTAGAACAGCACTTGGCTTCCTtagaagggaaaaaagtgaaagattCCACAGCAGCAAGCAG AGCCAGCACTCTGTCCAACGCCGTCTCCTCACTAGCCAACACGGGCATATCCTTCACCAAAGTGGATGAAAGGGAAAAACAGGCCGCTCTAGAGGAGGAGCAGGCTCGCTTGAAAGCTCTTAAG GAACAGCGTCTCAAAGAACTCTCCAAGAAGCCCCCCTCCTCCGCCACCACGGCTGCATCTCCCGTGTCAACAGGAGGGAGCATCAACACCGCCCCTGCCATCGACCTTTTCTCAACACCCAGCTCCACAAACAG CACTTCGAAGATGCCGAGTGACCTCCTGGACCTGCAGCCAACATTTCAGCCAACACTGCCTCTCTCAACAGGCTTGCCTGTGGCAAACACCTGGGGGG ACTCCTTCTGTGGTCCAGCACCTTACCCTAACACTCCTCTCTTCCAATCTGAGCCCTCTGCTGTAGCAGGCCTATTTGGAG GGTTCTCAGCATCTCCTGCCCCTCAACCACAGACCTCAAGAGGCCTTAACGTTGACTTTGACTCTGTGTTTGGCAATCAGTCAACCTCTGCTAACAGCGCCGACGCTGCTG ATGATGTCTTAGGTGGAATCCTGAAACCCACAGTAGCCCTCTCCAACCAGGGACTGACCCTCAGCGCTCAGCAGCCAGGCAAACTGGTGTCGGATGACTTGGACTCTTCCTTGGCCAACCTCGTGGGCA ATCTTGGAATTGGTAATGgaacaacaaaaaa TGACCTTCACTGGAGTCAGCCTGGGGAGAAGAGACTAACAGGTGGAACAAACTGGCAACCAAAGACTGCCCCTTCAACCACATGGAACCCTGCCACCATG GCACCATCTGTCATGGCCTTCCCTGCAACGACGCCCACAGGAATGATGGCATATGGAATG CCTCCTCAGATGGGCTCCGTGGCTATGATGACTCAGCCCACCATGATGTACACCCAGCCGGTCATGAGGCCGGCCAACCCTTTTGGCCCAGTCTCAGGCGCACAG CACTCGGCCGCCTCTAGTCCCTCCAGTCAGAGTCCCCTCAGAGCTCCAGGACAGGACCCCTTTGCACAGCTCTCTCTCAAGGATTTCTTGTAG